AACTTACATCATCAGACTCCTCTTTCTCCTCaaccttttcttccttctttgccTCAGCTGCAGCAGGAGCAGCACCAGCAGCAGCAGGGGCAGCCACTGCAACAGCACCTCCACCACCAGATGGAACAGAAGCCAACTTCTCCCTTCCAGAGGCAATAAGCTCTGTTATGTCCTTACCCTGAACTT
Above is a genomic segment from Rosa chinensis cultivar Old Blush chromosome 3, RchiOBHm-V2, whole genome shotgun sequence containing:
- the LOC112191668 gene encoding 60S acidic ribosomal protein P2B encodes the protein MKVIAAYLLAVLGGKTSPTAEDIKSILGAVGAEADDDRLQFLLKEVQGKDITELIASGREKLASVPSGGGGAVAVAAPAAAGAAPAAAEAKKEEKVEEKEESDDDMGFSLFD